The genomic interval ATCTTCGGCTGATCGGGCTTGTAGTCGCGTATCAAATAGGCCCCTTTGGCCGCTTCAAAATGCGATGCCATTCCCAGGGCTTTCCGATCGGGCAATTCGATGGGCGGGCGGGTAAGATGCAGAACCACAATGGGGACATCCTCTTTAAGCGCCGCCCCCAGCACAACCGGCACCTCGTTGTATTCCCAGGGGTGCACATTGATGATCTGCCTTTTCGGAAAAAGCTCACCTACCTCCGGCGAAAAAATGCCAAAATGTGTACGGGAATCATCGGCCGTTTCCGGGCCGGAATGCCCGGCAATCCAGATGAGTTTTCCCAATTTGAGATCACAATCCTGAGCCATCTGACTGTACAAACGCATCATCCCGTACTTCAAATAAGCAAATGAGCCGTACGTGGAGAAGGCTGCATAAAATCCGTCAAATTCCTCAAAGGGATTTTCAGAAAAATTGACCGACACCAGTCCCGCACCGATTCCGGAATTGGCAAATTCGGTAATTTCCTGAGGAAGCAGTGCCCCCAAAAGATTTTTATCCCGATGGTACCACCCAAACCCTTCAAAATCACCCCACTTTTTGCCAAAACCGGAAATGTTGGTCGAATCGGCCAGATCAGCAGAAGCGGCAATGAAAAGGGGGCGGCCCCATTTTTTGTGAGCGTAGCTGTTTATCCAGGCACCCCAGGCAGCCAGACCCTTTCGGTTGGGAACCTTCGAGCCGGGCGGGAGATATATTTCAGCAGGATAATTTTTGTAATCGTACAAAACGGGATCGCTAAAAGGAGATTTCTTTTCAGTTTTCAAAACAAATTTTGAAGATTCCCGGGGAACCGATTCCCCGATCTCCGTCAGCGTATCTGCAATATAATCAACCAGGGACGAATTCTGGCGAAGAACATCCAGAACGACGTTAATATTCTTCCAATATTGCTCCCGCTGAGCCTCTTTTGTTTCCGGAGCGGGCTGGCCAAATCCCTCAAATTTCACACCATATTTTTCCTGAAACGGTTTTTTGGTTTCCCAGAAGATTTCGGAATTCATCGGATGGGGAGATCCGTGGGACTTGTTGTCATATTTCAAATATCCCCGGCCCTTGCGGGTTTTCATCCAGCCGACATTGGGAACCTTTTCGGGATTTTCACCAAAATAAAGCTGTGTAATCATTCGCGTCAGGGGTTCCCATTCCGAGCCCTTTTCCGTTCCAACCACGCGCCAGCCGTGCGGACGAAACCACTCATCCGGCGTGCCGTAAACCGTTTCTTTCAGCGGATGATCGTCAATCCCAAAGTTATTCCAATCAATCACGTAGTACAAATTGTTCAAACCCAGTGCCCAGGCAGAGTTCATTGTTTCGTGGTTCGCCCCCGGGGTGAGCCCCGCATCCCCTTCAAAACCGATCACTTTAACCTCGTCCATCCCGGCCATTTTGAGCGCCAGCGCCGCACCGGCAGCCGCAGGCGAACCGTGGCCGGAGGGACCCGTATTGAATTTCAGAAAGAGGGTTTTTCCCGCAAATTCTGCGTGTCCGGGCAGGCCCCCGTTGTGCCGAAAATCCAAAAGGTCTTCGGGGCGGACAATCCGCTCATCCGGAACCC from Calditrichota bacterium carries:
- a CDS encoding transketolase, whose amino-acid sequence is MQQNSTLADEKYEALSRHFDQWEVVKDLIDQLIDLMLNYRQSGHPGGSRSKVHALVATLLSGGMRWDIRHPEKRFGDRFVLIAGHTIPLVYATLTVLGEAMHAKYSRTKNADYRVPDERIVRPEDLLDFRHNGGLPGHAEFAGKTLFLKFNTGPSGHGSPAAAGAALALKMAGMDEVKVIGFEGDAGLTPGANHETMNSAWALGLNNLYYVIDWNNFGIDDHPLKETVYGTPDEWFRPHGWRVVGTEKGSEWEPLTRMITQLYFGENPEKVPNVGWMKTRKGRGYLKYDNKSHGSPHPMNSEIFWETKKPFQEKYGVKFEGFGQPAPETKEAQREQYWKNINVVLDVLRQNSSLVDYIADTLTEIGESVPRESSKFVLKTEKKSPFSDPVLYDYKNYPAEIYLPPGSKVPNRKGLAAWGAWINSYAHKKWGRPLFIAASADLADSTNISGFGKKWGDFEGFGWYHRDKNLLGALLPQEITEFANSGIGAGLVSVNFSENPFEEFDGFYAAFSTYGSFAYLKYGMMRLYSQMAQDCDLKLGKLIWIAGHSGPETADDSRTHFGIFSPEVGELFPKRQIINVHPWEYNEVPVVLGAALKEDVPIVVLHLTRPPIELPDRKALGMASHFEAAKGAYLIRDYKPDQPKMGVVIIRGTSTTNNLVKILPELDKAGLNVKIVAAISNELFDRQSESTRESIISRREWMDTMIITNASLRMMNSWIKNPVTPDYSLSADWDSRWRTGGTVDEICEEAHISSDWILKGIERFAADREKRLSELKSWMPE